In Mya arenaria isolate MELC-2E11 chromosome 1, ASM2691426v1, the genomic stretch TGTTCTGTTCACATTGTACAGAAAGTGTTGGTCTGGTTGAGATTAAGTGTCCTGCCTCTAAGAAATGGAGGATGCAAACGCCTGAGGAATGCTGTgaagacaatgattttttttgtcagttagaGAATGGCAAGGTGTTACTCAaggaaacacacaaatattactaCCAGGTCCAAGGGCAGATGGGAATCACCGGGAGGAAATGGTGTGATTTTGTAGTTTGGACATGTGTAGGTCTTTCTATACAGAGAATTGCATTTTGTGAatcattttggctgaaaatgttgtgtcAACTTGACAGATTTTGCCTTGAATCATACATTCCTGAACTGTACGCACAACGTGTTAAAAGGGGAATGAGTCTGTTCAATTGATTTGTACATCGTCtagttatgtgttgtttatacatgtacatttgaatgatcaataatggcaatttatgtgaatatcttgtttgctttcagttattttcataactatattcaaaatgaaactccaaaatgactgtattgttactataatttgaaaccatgaataaaaaagttgtaaatctaaattttgggcagtattttgaaagtatgtgtacttttgtcaacatattgtGATTATGCGATGCTGTAAatctactttaattatttccttgttttatgtttgacctTTTCTACTTTTCCTTTCCATTTATCTAGTTTTCAGGGATGTATTTCTGAGCTTAATAAATGGACATATGTTTAACCTTTCAAGtgtgttattattgcattttgtgtgCAGGATAGTGATAGCGTTTATATTGCCATTGTTTAAAGAAGTAGCTGAGTTTTACTCTAAAACAATTGAAGatgttcaattgaatattgGTTTGCATGTAGCTACTGCACGGCCCATAACTCAAGACTGTCGAGTTGTTCTCCTTTTCTGACttgctaattaaaaacaacaaatgagtgttactttcttatgtttgcAGGGTGCAaaacttaaaggggctatacaccgtgtgatgaaatatcgaaaaaaaaaagaaacttgtcaaaaactgacataaacttggtatcaatgtgtacaatgcattgaaactaactaactgaagtaccacataccgtagtatacaattaatttattttcgcattattttttccatatttctccattaatttttttttactgggtatgtatacctagtagaattcattcttatgcgtgatttgctAGTTGATGATATCATGGGATATAACCAAGTAAGGTATATTAGCTTAAGCATTCATATGGTTTCggataagccttcgtagcaaagtggatacaacactggacagcTATTTTGGTGACACTAGTTCAATCCATAgctcaattttcttttacattttggtatttctttaccattatcatatcagaagagtaaaacattttattaaataatttgtcctgagatttgttacagaaaaaaactttattggtgccaatctggtgtacagtccctttaaacattggGACATATTTAGCATGGGGctagtttttttaatctaatgtatcttaaagttaacatttgtcGGGCATTTCAGTTTGATCTATGGCACTCTTGCCTATTCTTATTTCCACTTAGTTCAATTATGAAACTGATATGAAAATGGTTCATACTGAAAAATCCTTTAAGCAATTCAATACTAATGATTTGAAGTACGTGGTAGATCAATTACAcatggcaaataaaaaaaaactcatttcagAGCCAAACTTAATAAGTGATCTTTGACTTTTATTcttagaaatgttacaaataataaaaccacaaaatacaaagcagatgtttcacaaacaaaaaattatatcaataaattgatcagttaatgcatacatgtttcaaatcaaatcttGAAATCCATTCACATGAGCATATTTCCttatccatttttgtcaaacctgaatcaaatgtgtaatctcatatgttatcatataacttgctcgaaaaaatgattttaaaacaaaattgtaatttcattgttCTAGTTAGAAGTATACAAGTTTTTATCCCTAAATCTAATGCTTGATATATACAAACGCTTTCATTGACACATGAGTTATTATTGAACAAGTGGTGGCCATAGATTtgtcaaatatgtgcatattttgaacactttaGAAATTCTCCTTGACTGTGTTATAGGAATATTGCCATGCAATATTCGAAAGTTCTTGATTCTCTCCATTTGCCTTTCAACATGTATTCGTAAACTTGCAATATCTTTTGTAAGGAGAACCTCACGTTTAGagaattgttttcctttctgtTTAAATGGTGGAATAATGAGATGAATGCCTCTTGGAGTAGTAAGGTCTGTAATAGTGAAACCCTTATCAACCATTATGGCGTCTCCTTCTTCAAGCAAGTCCAAGAGTCCACATTTTTCTGTGAGTTTCTTGTCACTGGTACAGCCCACCCAACAGTCAGAAACAAAAGTTACAACACCATTTGGGCTTATACCCACCAAAATCTTATGAGTCATGTGAGACTTGTAATCACTGtacattaaacttttcaaagaaagagAACTGGATGTTTCACTGTAAATTTCAGTGCAGTCGATAATAATTCTAGTGTTagaatatttctctttaaattgttcaggcatgttatttttcACTACCTCACGAGATGGCCATTGAACAAGAAaggataattgtacatgtaaatagttgATCCATCTTTCAACAATGTCACTACATTGTGAAGTGGATATGCAAAACCTAGTACCTAGATCTTCAAATAACAGACCTAGACGTAGGCGCATCAGCACCATGAAAAATTCATCCAGAACACTTAGAGTTCTTGGCCGTCCTCCATCTGAATCTTTATAGTTAAGTTTCCGCCTTGATGTCCGCACTTCAGCTTCATCCttgatttcatcaaacaaaGCTTCAAACACAACTCGATTAGGGATTCCGGTGTAAAAACTGACCAAATCGTCATTGTATTTTACGTCATCATATGTGAGCATAGGTAGCTGACATTGTACACCAAAGTCTCTAGTAGAATGTTCTGTTTGTGAACTGAAGTCTGCTGTTTTTCCCAGGAAACTTTCTTCAGTTTGTACTTCCATCACTGCACAGTTGTTCTCAGTCTGTGTGTCACAACatctgaaacatatacaaattgatCATGTACCCATTTACCACATCTTACATGTACAGTCtggtaaccctaaccaaatgtttgtttttttggccttaaacatttacaaacacttaaattttcctatttttgttaaagaatgaagaaaaatgatCAGAAGTAATTAACTTATCAGATCGATTTCATAGCACaagaagcaatatatatatatattgaacaatacctAAAGGACTGATTCTGTGGCTGTAGTACTGGTCCCATGCAGTAATCATGCAGGTGGACAGAGGTATCAATGGCATGCCCGGAAGGGGATACAAATGACAGTTGTGGCTGTATACTATCATCATTTGACAGTTCTAGGTCTAAATCGTCATTGaccgtatcaccatcatcatcatcacctacgTCTTCATCAAGGAGctgaaattgcaaatgaaactgtataagataaatgttttagtaCAAAATCTGCCAGGCTATATGGTACACATTTTTCCAggctgtatttgaaaacaattctttaatcatttcttaaattacaaaatttacaaataagtgctgtgacattgtttttaagcaccgttgatataacataattcattttgagGTGCATGTAAGGAAGAACTTAaactaatataagaaataaaaaataccgttgGCTGGAAGGTTTTGGTAGCACCAGTCTCAGTTGGAAACATAGATGGAAGTGTATGCTGGAATGAAGGTCCTCTGAAGCCAACAAAATGCTCACTACACAATCGTCTGTGTTCATTCCACTGGAACGATCTCATGACCGTTTTACATCGCTGCACCCACACACGTTTTAAACGTTTGTTCTGAGGAAAACGGTGCAATGACACTTTTCTCCCATCAATAACCTTTCCTCTGTAAATTCCTTTACAAATACAACAGTACTTAGGGGTTTTCCTGCCCGTTTTCTTTATTAGTTTTGAATCTTTACTTTCCATTTTCACTTGTTGCTGTTTACTTCCTGGTTTGTGTAGTCCCCGGAAGTAAATTTCCGCTTTTTGCGCATGCCCACTTGAAGAGTATTCAGGGAAAGATAATCGagttatcggaaaggacaatATGATAAACATAGTCAtataacctttgacctctaagtgtgatgTCATCTGGTTTACATTTGTGGCGAGTTATGTCAAATTCATTAAAGTAGTTCATAAGATATGTAGCGGACACAAAAAATAGTCATATTAGAaccatatgacctttgacctattcATTTGAACATGATAGCATAAACTCTGCACATTATTGGGTAGTTATTTCAGAATCCCTCAATCAATTCAAGAGGTTGACATTTGACCTctcagtgtgaccttgaattTGAATCAAGCTGATTGTTACATGCTCTCTGCATATCGTCTTAATATGGTGAATATTTGTGGGTACTGATTTCAAAATCCCTCTAGCGGTTTCAGATATATGGGGCAGACACAAAatatagtcatatgacctttgacctgttagtgtgaccttgaccttgaaccaagCTGGTTATGATTTGCGCTCTGCACATTATCTCAATATAGTAAACATTTGTggattgatatttcaaaatCGTTCAAGTGATTCACGAGGTAAAGAGCAGACAGGATTTGTGACAGAGACAGATGGATGGAAAGACAGACAACTGGAGCAAAAGCAATGTCTTCCCATTATTTTAGAAGTTTATGAGGCCCATGGAAAAGAATACTGCAATTTTCAAATACTTGAGCAATAGATTCTGCTCATTTTAAATTTTCGTTCAAACATGACACTGATTTATGCTTAACAGTCAAAGCTCTCCAGCAGCAATGTCACATAGAAAAGCAGTAATcaaattagttttataaaaaaatgtaaaacattattattactGTTTCAAAATTGACGATTTGTTGTCTGCTTCAGAAGTGAGACGTTTGTCGGAAGGATATTGGAGGGAATGCACAATTTTTTCGTACTGCGCTATATATGCTATATTGTATGGTTTTTATATTACAGACATTTTCGTTTGGCAAAAGTATACATCAATGtgggtgtttttttaaattgcagaAGGCTACCACTAGAAGATAGTGTTTCCATGattaaattagttttgttccAGTTGAAGCAAGCATTTCAATGTTCACATTGCCTTTCCAACAGAAACTAATGTGTTCGGTGCTCCTTGTTTTACCATTTTGAACGGATGACGTGGCCCCATCAAAATTCAAGCCAAAAATGAGAGAAGACATCGTGAATATACATGGCATAagtgcattatttttttcatactcGTCGCTTGGCCGCAGTGGGTACAGTTTTCCACAGCTTTTTATATTCCATAATTGGGCTGAACTTTTATCTTTAGTTTTTACTCTGGCCTAGCACATCTTTGTGGGCGAGTGTGAAGTTTGATTGCCAGAAAGTGTTATGTTGTATATGTGGAcaatttgatgaaatattgatCTTATATATTCACCCTTGAAATCaaattgattttacaaatatattgtgttgaacaaTTTGTACCTGTATCTTTcgatttgaaataatcatttttactgACTCCTTTCATAGATATATGCTACATGcaatatttacttattaattcaatactttgTGCAATAGATACGCGCTTCCAATAACAAGCCCAGTCACTAATTTGTGTTGTGGTTTATATTAAGCAGCGTAAATGTTAAGTTTATGGTGTCTGCCATTTTTGATaacgaaataattattttactcagGATCTTAGTGAGTAATTAGTTGCTTTTTTAgacaaacattttgaatgtcataaaCCTATTTCATCAAACCTGTGATGAAACTCAGCTTTGATCACTTGTTTCAAgttgttgaaaagtttaaagGCATTAGGCCACCTCAGGCTGAAAATGCTTAAATGGACTAATATGTGCTGCTTCAGACTTAAgaggaaataataaaaaaaaataaagctaaaaactTATCTATAAATCAGCATTTTTCACACAAAAAGGGGAAAAAAGGTTTTAGTAAGAAGTAGAAAAATATGAGACCTTTTCAAAAGGTTGGAAAAATGAAGAAGGCTGGAAAGCTTGCTTAACCCATATTTTAAGCTAGTATACCCATGCATACCCTTTTCAAAGttccaaaaataaatcaattattgaCACACTTATATTAGCACAGAATTTTCAAGAAAGGTTAAAGAATTGTTACACTTTTAGAAGGTATTCATATAATTCATGTGAACTCATCAAATGAAGAGGCAAATGGCAATCACATTACGCCCCTAATATGAAGCTAGCATCTGCCAATGCCAACACTACAACAATACCttaattgtttcataaaatcacATACACACATAAAAAAGCCAGCTCAAATCTAAATTTTAGTCACATCATACCAATTGGGTCAATCCAGACTCCAAGGTCATCAACTATGAGGTCATGGTCAAGTTGATCAGCAAACAACCCAGCGTCCTTGACAGCAGTCTGTATATGAATAGCCTTGGACAAAATCCTGGCCGCTGTGTCATTTTCATCTAAGACTTGCCCTGtcaatgtaaaaataactgcatataaaataacaacatcacTCAAACCTTAATAACACAAAATGAGGAATGAGAAACTATTAACAAGGGCTACAACAATATGGTATATATTTTGGCATATAGGCTGGAGATATTGAACATCAACATTGCAACATGATTTACAGAGAAAATATATTCCTGGCAGTGCTGTAGTACTTAAAAACAAGAGTGCTGGGGAGTGAAAATTAACacccttttgttttattttcaatcaaacaagggacataaaAGAGACTTAGTAAAACCAATTATGGTTAATTCTCAATTCTGTGATTCACTCACTGTTTATGCATTTCACCACTCCCTATTTTGTGTATGTTATGCATTTCTGTAgctcaaatgcttatttacatGGTTCAACATATTCTGCAATAAATTCTGGTCAAAacaaacaagggacataacacAACCactattaaagccagagttatg encodes the following:
- the LOC128237570 gene encoding uncharacterized protein LOC128237570, which produces MTSHLEVKGYMTMFIILSFPITRLSFPEYSSSGHAQKAEIYFRGLHKPGSKQQQVKMESKDSKLIKKTGRKTPKYCCICKGIYRGKVIDGRKVSLHRFPQNKRLKRVWVQRCKTVMRSFQWNEHRRLCSEHFVGFRGPSFQHTLPSMFPTETGATKTFQPTLLDEDVGDDDDGDTVNDDLDLELSNDDSIQPQLSFVSPSGHAIDTSVHLHDYCMGPVLQPQNQSFRCCDTQTENNCAVMEVQTEESFLGKTADFSSQTEHSTRDFGVQCQLPMLTYDDVKYNDDLVSFYTGIPNRVVFEALFDEIKDEAEVRTSRRKLNYKDSDGGRPRTLSVLDEFFMVLMRLRLGLLFEDLGTRFCISTSQCSDIVERWINYLHVQLSFLVQWPSREVVKNNMPEQFKEKYSNTRIIIDCTEIYSETSSSLSLKSLMYSDYKSHMTHKILVGISPNGVVTFVSDCWVGCTSDKKLTEKCGLLDLLEEGDAIMVDKGFTITDLTTPRGIHLIIPPFKQKGKQFSKREVLLTKDIASLRIHVERQMERIKNFRILHGNIPITQSRRISKVFKICTYLTNLWPPLVQ